In the genome of Neofelis nebulosa isolate mNeoNeb1 chromosome 6, mNeoNeb1.pri, whole genome shotgun sequence, one region contains:
- the MFSD4B gene encoding LOW QUALITY PROTEIN: sodium-dependent glucose transporter 1 (The sequence of the model RefSeq protein was modified relative to this genomic sequence to represent the inferred CDS: deleted 1 base in 1 codon) gives MLRWFITVILCAAFLGLGMSVAILGPTFQDLATNVNRNISSLSLIFVGRAFGYLSGSVIGGVLLDAMNHFLLLGLSMLATTVGLYLVPFCKTAGLLIVMMSIFGVSIGILDTGGNVLILAIWGDRGAPHMQALHFSFALGAFLAPLLAKLALGTTGSADNHTEADSHSSLNQSSEADSESLLGVPDNLNLLWAYAVIGTYIFVVSVFFLALFLKKSSRQEKTKASAQRSRRAKYHNALLCLLFLFFFFYVGAEVTYGSYVFSFATTHAGMKESEAAGLNSIFWGTFAACRGLAIFFATCLQPGTMIVLSNIGSLGSSLLLVLFDKSPVCLWIATSVYGASMATTFPSGVSWIEQYTTIHGKSAAFFVVGAALGEMAIPAVIGILQGEYPDLPVVLYTSLGASIATAVLFPVLYKLATSPLDQQRKEHRKSEDQKALLSSSELNDYEEDNEEEDAEKWNEMDFEVIEMNDTMRNSVIETSRNILTEPLAEVSSHSHSSAVVLESSPVNTGKSPVNHLQETRLKGTNT, from the exons ATGCTGCGCTGGTTCATCACCGTGATCCTGTGTGCCGCCTTCCTGGGTCTG ggaaTGAGTGTTGCTATACTGGGACCCACATTTCAAGATCTGGCAACAAATGTGAACCGCAATATTAGcagtctttctctgatttttgtgGGCCGTGCCTTTGGATATTTGAGTGGCTCTGTGATTGGCGGAGTTCTTCTTGACGCCATGAATCATTTTCTACTCTTGG GGCTGTCAATGTTGGCCACCACAGTTGGTCTCTATCTTGTTCCGTTCTGTAAGACAGCGGGATTACTGATTGTCATGATGTCCATCTTTGGTGTTTCAATTGGCATTCTGGATACAG GTGGTAACGTCCTAATCTTGGCTATatggggggacagaggagccccACATATGCAGGCCTTACACTTCAGTTTTGCCTTGGGTGCCTTCTTGGCTCCACTACTGGCTAAACTGGCATTGGGCACGACGGGGTCTGCTGACAACCACACAGAAGCTGACTCTCACAGTTCTCTCAACCAGTCGTCTGAAGCTGACTCAGAATCTCTACTTGGAGTACCTGACAATCTGAATTTACTGTGGGCTTACGCTGTTATCGGTACCTACATTTTTgtagtttctgtcttttttttggCTCTGTTTTTGAAGAAAAGCTCAAGGCAGGAAAAAACCAAAGCATCAGCTCAGAGGTCTCGAAGAGCGAAATATCACAACGCCCTTCTGTGTCtgctttttctgttcttctttttttatgtgggGGCCGAGGTAACCTATGGCTCTTACGTTTTCTCGTTCGCGACCACCCATGCCGGCATGAAGGAGAGTGAAGCAGCTGGGTTGAACTCCATCTTCTGGGGGACCTTTGCGGCCTGCAGGGGCCTGGCAATCTTCTTTGCTACGTGTTTACAACCTGGAACCATGATTGTGTTAAGCAACATCGGCAGCCTGGGGTCATCTTTACTGCTGGTGCTTTTCGACAAGAGCCCAGTTTGTCTCTGGATAGCAACGTCAGTGTATGGGGCCTCGATGGCAACCACGTTTCCCAGCGGTGTTTCTTGGATTGAGCAATACACCACTATCCATGGGAAATCCGCAGCTTTTTTTGTAGTTGGTGCTGCCCTGGGAGAAATGGCTATTCCTGCGGTAATTGGAATTCTTCAAGGAGAATACCCTGATTTGCCTGTAGTTTTGTATACCTCTTTGGGGGCATCGATAGCCACTGCTGTTTTATTTCCTGTGCTCTATAAACTCGCCACCTCACCTCTCGATCAACAGcggaaagaacacagaaaaagcgAGGACCAGAAAGCTTTGCTTTCTAGTTCTGAGCTAAATGACTACGAGGAAGACAATGAAGAAGAAGATGCGGAAAAATGGAACGAAATGGATTTTGAAGTGATTGAAATGAATGATACAATGAGGAATTCTGTAATAGAGACATCTAGAAATATTCTGACAGAGCCCTTAGCTGAAGTCTCCAGTCACTCCCACTCCAGTGCGGTGGTGTTGGAGTCCTCTCCAGTTAATACTGGCAAGTCCCCTGTGAATCAC TTGCAAGAAACCAGGCTAAAAGGGACTAACACCTAG